The region TTCCTCGACTTCCCCGACGGCCTGCTGGAGTACGGGCTCCCGCTGCGCCGCGCCCTGGCCGAGGCGATCCGCCGGCACCGGCCCGAGGTGATCGTCTCGATCAACTTCCGCGAGCACTTCGCCGGGGGGAGCGGCTTCAACCACGCCGACCACCGGGTGCTGGGCCCCGCCCTGCTCGACGCCGTCCGCGACGCCGCCAACCGGTGGGTCTTCACCGAGCAGCTCACCGACGGGCTGGAGCCCTGGTCCGGGGTGCGGTTCGTCGCCTTCGGCGCCTCGCCGAGGGCCGCCCACTTCGTCGAACTGGGCGAGGACGACCTGGCGGCCGGGGTGGCCTCCCTGGACGCCCACGAGGTCTACCTCGCCAACCTGGACGGTTTCGACCAGAAGTCGTTCCTACCGCAGGCCGCCGCGATGGCGGGGGAGTGGGCGGGAGTGCCGCTCGCCACCGGGTTCGAGGTGTTCGAGGCCTGAGGCGGGTCCGGCCCGCGCCGTGCGGGCCGGACCGCGTTCACAGGGTGGGGTCGGGCGTCCGCGCCGGCCCGGGGTCCTCGGGGTCGGTGATCCGGCCCAGGAAGAGCGCGGCGGAACCGCGGCGCAGGACGAACGCGAACGGCCGGTCCACGTGGAACTCCCGGGGCCGCTGCGGCATCGCCCCCAGGACCATCATCACGGCGGTCGCCGCGGCCCCCTCCGCGCCGACCTCGTCCACGTTGAGCACCGCCCGGTGGATGATCGCGTCCACCTGGAACGGGTCGCCGGTGATCCCGCTCAGATCGCCGCCGGGGCCGCCCGCGACGGCCGCCAGGCCGGGCAGCAGCGGCAGCAGCTCGAAACCGCTCTCCACCCGGAAGCGCGGCAGGGTGAC is a window of Nocardiopsis changdeensis DNA encoding:
- a CDS encoding PIG-L deacetylase family protein, translated to MTNDSAPVPLPEDWTRALAVVAHPDDLEFGCSSAIARWTRQGKEVTELMVTRGEAGIDSLAPRECAPLRMAEQRASAAVVGADVEFLDFPDGLLEYGLPLRRALAEAIRRHRPEVIVSINFREHFAGGSGFNHADHRVLGPALLDAVRDAANRWVFTEQLTDGLEPWSGVRFVAFGASPRAAHFVELGEDDLAAGVASLDAHEVYLANLDGFDQKSFLPQAAAMAGEWAGVPLATGFEVFEA